One Natronolimnobius sp. AArcel1 genomic region harbors:
- the thiC gene encoding phosphomethylpyrimidine synthase ThiC, which translates to MATTQIAAAREGTITDEMERVAERENRDPEFVREQVAEGQAVIPANTNHGALDAMIIGREFSTKVNANIGNSETTSDLETELEKLHTAVHYGADTVMDLGTGSDLDEIRETHLEHSPVPIGTVPLYEAVKQAESPADITTDLLLEVIEKQAEQGVDYMTIHAGILAEHLPLTDGRKTGIVSRGGSIMASWMEENGEQNPLFQVYDDICEIFAEHDVTFSLGDSLRPGCLADACDEAQYAELDTLGELTRRAWEYDVQVMVEGPGHVPMHKVAENVERQQEVCDGAPFYVLGPLVTDIAPGYDHITSAIGAAMAAQAGAAMLCYVTPKEHLGLPDEEDVRDGLAAYRIAAHAGDVGAERPGARDWDDALSEARYTFDWREQFALALDSDRARESHDQTLPGDNYKQARFCSMCGVDFCSMRIDQDAREGDGDGMERLTNETDLESSPAAEVNLPPVGTHEGADIPVSEHDEPSAEPASDD; encoded by the coding sequence ATGGCGACCACCCAGATTGCTGCCGCCCGCGAGGGAACGATTACCGACGAAATGGAACGCGTCGCTGAACGCGAGAACCGCGACCCCGAGTTCGTCCGCGAGCAGGTCGCTGAGGGCCAAGCCGTGATTCCAGCGAACACAAATCACGGCGCACTCGACGCGATGATCATCGGTCGCGAGTTTTCGACGAAAGTCAATGCCAACATCGGTAACAGCGAAACCACGAGCGACCTCGAGACCGAACTCGAGAAGCTCCATACGGCGGTTCACTACGGCGCAGATACGGTGATGGATCTCGGGACCGGAAGCGATTTAGACGAGATTCGCGAGACACACCTCGAGCACTCGCCGGTCCCAATCGGGACCGTCCCGCTGTACGAAGCCGTCAAGCAAGCCGAGAGTCCCGCGGATATCACAACGGACCTGCTGCTCGAGGTCATCGAGAAGCAGGCCGAACAGGGCGTCGACTACATGACGATTCACGCGGGTATTCTCGCCGAACACCTGCCGTTGACCGATGGCCGCAAGACGGGCATTGTCTCTCGTGGTGGGTCGATCATGGCCTCGTGGATGGAAGAAAACGGCGAGCAGAACCCTCTCTTTCAGGTGTACGACGACATCTGCGAGATTTTCGCCGAACACGATGTGACGTTTAGCCTTGGGGATAGTCTCCGCCCCGGCTGTCTGGCCGACGCCTGTGACGAGGCGCAGTACGCCGAACTCGATACGCTGGGGGAACTGACGCGGCGCGCCTGGGAGTACGACGTGCAGGTGATGGTCGAAGGGCCGGGCCACGTTCCGATGCACAAAGTCGCGGAAAACGTCGAACGCCAGCAGGAGGTTTGTGATGGTGCACCCTTCTACGTTCTCGGGCCGCTCGTGACCGATATCGCCCCCGGCTACGACCACATCACGAGTGCAATCGGGGCGGCGATGGCTGCCCAAGCCGGTGCCGCGATGCTCTGTTACGTGACGCCCAAAGAACACCTCGGACTACCTGACGAAGAAGACGTTCGCGACGGACTCGCAGCCTACCGGATCGCCGCCCATGCCGGCGACGTTGGTGCCGAACGCCCCGGCGCACGCGACTGGGACGACGCCCTCTCGGAAGCCCGGTACACCTTCGACTGGCGCGAACAATTCGCCCTCGCACTTGATTCTGACCGTGCCCGTGAGTCCCACGACCAGACCCTTCCTGGCGATAACTACAAGCAGGCTCGCTTTTGCTCGATGTGCGGCGTCGACTTTTGCTCAATGCGGATCGACCAAGACGCACGCGAGGGAGACGGTGATGGGATGGAACGCCTGACCAACGAAACGGATCTCGAGTCCTCGCCGGCCGCCGAGGTGAACCTGCCACCGGTTGGAACACACGAGGGCGCGGATATTCCGGTAAGTGAGCACGACGAACCATCCGCAGAACCTGCAAGCGACGACTGA
- a CDS encoding DUF4157 domain-containing protein: MGSKKSRKRKTESSEQANASTSSQHSTQEKSHSSGATMGSHGLGMAAESAVHGTNPNRVSDPTPSYEFGHPGLAPSPSEHNIQRALAGTGTSQDEVPDTVLDVLGDGGQSLDQPIQRALEERMDADFSNVRIHTGAKAAEAANAIDAKAFTCGNDIVFNSGEYDPESGEGQFLLAHELAHVKQQTGAAISMMPQEGADVEIDPDPQLEREADETATQALSGDKPVVVNRLGTDIHIQRKQMTLEMEEADPGKLPDEPLSNEELADRVQALEDELTNEEIRNQIQQIEAIKQQLKGLETADCSPEEFEKRIERLEEINVDQIELAQKGDMGGSRDPDEITQAGVKGAVAKGGVTLAGMIVGGGASTQVGMDPSHGAMAGAVAASTLSDSIRASWDWMLDHAPGADTWEVDELLEQLQQQQELLESDLADTSSEDPTGVREEEQ, translated from the coding sequence ATGGGATCGAAGAAATCCCGTAAACGAAAGACAGAATCGTCTGAGCAAGCGAACGCGAGTACGTCATCCCAGCACTCAACGCAGGAAAAGTCACACTCGAGCGGGGCGACGATGGGGTCGCATGGTCTCGGTATGGCGGCTGAGTCGGCAGTCCACGGTACAAATCCGAACCGCGTTAGCGACCCGACGCCGTCCTACGAGTTCGGCCACCCTGGACTCGCACCCTCGCCCAGCGAGCACAACATCCAGCGTGCACTTGCGGGCACCGGCACGAGTCAGGACGAGGTGCCTGATACGGTACTTGACGTGCTCGGCGACGGTGGACAATCGTTAGATCAGCCGATTCAGCGCGCACTCGAGGAGCGCATGGATGCGGACTTCTCGAACGTGCGCATTCACACGGGCGCGAAAGCGGCGGAGGCTGCGAATGCCATCGACGCGAAAGCGTTCACCTGTGGCAATGATATCGTGTTCAATTCGGGTGAGTACGATCCCGAGTCGGGTGAGGGCCAGTTTTTGTTGGCTCACGAACTCGCACACGTCAAACAACAGACTGGGGCAGCGATCAGCATGATGCCCCAAGAAGGGGCGGATGTGGAAATCGATCCAGATCCACAACTCGAGCGGGAAGCCGACGAGACGGCGACGCAGGCGCTGTCTGGTGACAAGCCAGTGGTCGTGAATCGGCTGGGGACGGATATCCACATTCAGCGAAAGCAGATGACGCTGGAGATGGAGGAAGCTGATCCGGGGAAGTTGCCTGACGAACCGTTGAGCAACGAAGAGCTTGCTGATCGAGTACAAGCACTCGAAGACGAACTGACAAACGAAGAGATTCGGAACCAAATCCAACAGATCGAAGCAATCAAGCAACAGTTGAAAGGGTTGGAAACCGCCGATTGTTCCCCTGAGGAGTTTGAGAAGAGAATCGAACGGTTAGAAGAGATCAACGTTGATCAGATCGAGCTTGCCCAGAAGGGTGACATGGGTGGCTCCAGAGATCCAGACGAGATCACTCAGGCAGGAGTCAAAGGAGCAGTCGCAAAAGGTGGGGTTACCTTAGCCGGGATGATCGTCGGTGGAGGTGCGAGTACACAGGTTGGAATGGATCCTTCCCATGGTGCCATGGCTGGTGCGGTCGCAGCCAGTACCCTCAGTGACAGTATCAGGGCCTCCTGGGACTGGATGCTTGACCATGCTCCCGGCGCAGACACTTGGGAAGTCGACGAACTACTCGAACAACTCCAGCAACAACAGGAACTACTTGAGAGTGATCTTGCAGACACCAGTTCTGAAGACCCAACTGGGGTCAGAGAAGAAGAACAATGA
- a CDS encoding phosphoribosyltransferase produces the protein MSDLPEDFDCTITNWDYIYSLCRDVSDDVRRDEFEPDVIVALARGGWFAGRCLCDFLGLDDLTSLKMEHYVGTAEKADEPQVRYPMPEGSVEGKDVLIIDDIADTGGSIKRAYEYVDDRDAGEVRTATLQLLQTSEFEPDYVGEQLEEWTWVVYPWNFIEDMIDLTESVMEQADQETFSQEDIRHFLGEFHSIERIEMEIAQPNRLPEILSEMDRRDVLERSGPGQWKLPAGE, from the coding sequence ATGTCCGATCTACCAGAGGACTTCGACTGTACGATCACGAACTGGGACTACATTTACAGCCTGTGTCGAGACGTTAGCGACGACGTTCGTCGCGACGAGTTCGAGCCGGACGTTATCGTTGCGCTGGCTCGCGGAGGCTGGTTCGCGGGTCGATGCCTCTGTGATTTCCTCGGACTGGACGATCTGACGAGCCTGAAGATGGAACACTACGTCGGGACGGCCGAGAAGGCCGACGAACCGCAGGTCCGCTACCCGATGCCGGAAGGGAGCGTCGAAGGCAAAGACGTCCTGATCATCGACGATATCGCAGACACTGGCGGCTCGATCAAGCGCGCCTACGAGTACGTCGACGACCGGGATGCAGGCGAGGTTCGGACCGCCACGCTGCAACTGCTCCAGACCAGCGAGTTCGAACCGGACTACGTTGGCGAGCAACTCGAGGAGTGGACCTGGGTCGTCTACCCCTGGAACTTCATCGAAGATATGATCGATCTCACCGAGAGCGTCATGGAGCAGGCAGACCAAGAGACGTTCAGTCAGGAGGATATCCGGCACTTCCTCGGCGAATTCCACAGCATCGAGCGCATCGAGATGGAAATCGCACAGCCGAACCGACTGCCGGAGATTCTCTCAGAGATGGACCGTCGCGACGTCCTCGAGCGCAGCGGGCCTGGCCAGTGGAAACTGCCTGCAGGCGAGTAA